In the genome of Fulvivirga maritima, one region contains:
- a CDS encoding PAS domain S-box protein gives MRIKTSVLITSSIALAGVLVAAMVFFVQQRIIRTYEEYTPYVVLGEEVGSSITKAHLHLEEYMAGNKAVNLKSEVFDLFAQSDKILNQAKNAQENKSGDFTALEDKEVDEILNHSINSVNKLRVLAEKRIVNKNAKASVDFNEAYDNLELNLENLVAKVQQKTENEVADLKLLSLICIVTILLVVGVLSVLTYRVEHKSEVSREANEEKLQNENERITKFTNFVDSIASGDFNKSLEVKNEDVFASTLVKMKDQLYANKVEDEKRNWINLGLAKFAELLRNSDNLKDLSDNIISNLVRYLHANQGALFVVEGPDRGEYLELKASYAYERKKFVDKKIYPKEGLVGQCWIEGDKILLKDVPQDYMNITSGIGAAVPTEVIIVPLKINEEIYGVIEIASFKEFESHEIDFIEKVAENIASTISAAKNSETTRTLLKSSREQSEMLRSQEEEMRQNMEELQATQEEMERVSSEMAEQIKVVNATLATVEFDLNGIIREANDNFIQLVGYAREEIVGNHHRMLVSHENVNGKSYARFWSRLSKGEAFSGEFRRITKSGKEVWIRGVYSPVFDVNGNPQRVVKYAYDITKEKNQEKNMARIANEMSEQLRVINVTMATVEFSLDGTIKGANQNFLKLMGYNKEDLIGKNHSVLVTAEEKAGDDYREFWKKLAAGESFNGEFKRIRRGGSQVWIKGMYSPILNNEGVPVKVLKVAYDITLEKTQEEIMREQLKELESLKELSYRVN, from the coding sequence ATGAGAATAAAAACTTCAGTATTAATCACTTCATCGATAGCGCTTGCCGGAGTTTTGGTAGCTGCTATGGTGTTTTTTGTTCAACAAAGAATAATACGCACCTATGAAGAGTACACACCCTATGTGGTGTTAGGAGAGGAAGTAGGTAGCTCAATAACTAAGGCCCACTTACATTTAGAGGAGTATATGGCAGGAAATAAGGCTGTAAATCTGAAGTCAGAGGTGTTCGATTTGTTCGCTCAATCAGATAAAATACTAAATCAAGCCAAAAACGCTCAAGAAAATAAGTCAGGAGATTTTACAGCTTTAGAGGATAAGGAGGTAGATGAAATTCTTAATCATAGCATTAACTCTGTTAATAAATTAAGAGTATTGGCTGAAAAGAGAATTGTTAATAAGAACGCTAAGGCAAGTGTAGATTTTAATGAGGCTTATGATAATCTAGAGCTCAATTTAGAAAACTTAGTGGCTAAAGTTCAACAGAAAACCGAAAATGAGGTAGCTGACCTTAAGCTTCTGTCATTAATATGTATAGTAACCATTCTTTTGGTAGTAGGTGTTTTAAGCGTACTAACCTATAGAGTTGAGCACAAAAGTGAGGTATCTAGAGAAGCTAATGAAGAGAAGCTTCAGAACGAAAATGAAAGGATTACAAAGTTCACTAATTTCGTAGATTCAATAGCCTCTGGTGATTTTAATAAGTCTCTAGAAGTGAAAAATGAAGATGTTTTTGCCTCTACATTGGTAAAAATGAAAGATCAGCTGTATGCTAACAAGGTGGAAGATGAAAAGCGTAATTGGATTAACTTAGGCCTTGCTAAGTTTGCTGAGTTGCTGAGAAATAGTGACAATCTGAAAGATCTGTCTGATAACATAATAAGTAATTTGGTAAGGTATTTACATGCTAATCAGGGTGCTCTGTTTGTTGTAGAAGGGCCGGATAGAGGTGAGTACTTAGAGTTAAAAGCATCTTATGCCTATGAGAGAAAGAAATTCGTAGATAAGAAAATATACCCTAAGGAGGGACTTGTTGGTCAGTGCTGGATAGAAGGTGATAAAATACTTTTGAAGGATGTACCTCAAGACTATATGAATATTACCTCTGGAATAGGAGCAGCAGTACCTACAGAAGTAATTATAGTACCTCTAAAGATTAATGAGGAGATTTATGGAGTGATTGAAATCGCCTCTTTCAAAGAGTTTGAAAGTCATGAGATTGACTTTATTGAGAAAGTGGCGGAGAACATTGCCTCTACTATATCTGCGGCTAAAAACAGTGAAACCACTCGTACTTTATTAAAGTCTAGCCGTGAGCAATCTGAAATGCTTAGATCTCAGGAAGAAGAGATGAGGCAGAACATGGAAGAGTTACAAGCTACCCAAGAGGAGATGGAAAGAGTTTCAAGTGAGATGGCTGAGCAGATAAAAGTGGTAAATGCTACTTTGGCTACAGTGGAATTTGACTTGAATGGTATTATTAGGGAGGCGAATGACAACTTTATTCAGTTGGTAGGTTACGCTAGAGAAGAAATAGTAGGTAATCATCATAGAATGCTGGTAAGTCATGAAAATGTTAATGGTAAGTCATATGCCCGATTTTGGTCACGATTATCAAAAGGAGAGGCTTTTAGTGGTGAATTTAGAAGAATAACTAAGAGCGGTAAAGAAGTTTGGATTAGAGGTGTTTATAGTCCGGTATTTGATGTTAACGGAAATCCTCAGAGAGTAGTGAAATACGCTTATGACATTACTAAGGAGAAGAATCAGGAGAAAAACATGGCCAGGATAGCCAATGAAATGTCTGAGCAACTTAGAGTGATTAATGTTACCATGGCTACAGTAGAGTTTAGTTTAGATGGTACCATAAAAGGAGCCAACCAGAACTTCCTTAAACTTATGGGTTATAATAAGGAAGATCTAATAGGAAAGAATCATAGTGTACTAGTAACCGCCGAAGAGAAAGCCGGAGACGATTACAGAGAGTTTTGGAAGAAACTGGCTGCGGGTGAGTCGTTTAACGGGGAGTTTAAAAGAATAAGAAGAGGCGGATCTCAAGTTTGGATTAAAGGAATGTACAGTCCGATATTAAACAATGAAGGGGTGCCTGTGAAAGTGCTGAAAGTAGCCTATGACATTACCTTGGAGAAAACTCAGGAAGAAATAATGAGAGAGCAACTTAA